The sequence CTTGGGAGGAGCTGCTGACGGCAGTGATCGCGGGCTGCGAAGTCGGCGCCCGGATCGGCGTTGCTGCGGGACGGCTGCGCCCGGGCATGTCGCCTCATGGGGGGTGGGCCGTGCTCGGCGCGGCGGCGGCTGTTGCTCGCTTACTCGGCTATGACGCCGCCGGCATCGCGGCGACCATCAACCTCGCCTCCTCGCTGACGGTGCTCTCCTCCGCTAGCGTGCATCAGGCGGGAGCGAATGGCCGTCATCTGCAGGCAGGTCTCGGCGCAAAGCGCGGCATTGTCGCGGCGCGGCTGCACGCCGACGGATTTACGGGCGACCCCGAGGGCGTCCAGCAGGTCTTCGGCCGCTTCGTCACGCCGTCGTTCAATCCCCGCCGCGCGACGATCGAACTTGGGCGACACTGGGAGATGCGCCGCGGCTACTTCAAGCCGTATGCGTGCGCCCGCTTCGGCCACGCGGCGATTGATGCGCTGCTCGCCATTCGGCGCGAGCGGATGGCCGAGGGGAGCGCGGCGGAGGATATCGAGTCGATCGAGGTCGTCACCTTCAATGCTGCCGCAGCGCTGGCGGACCCGCATCCTACCACCGAGCTTGGGGCGAAGTTCTCGTTGCCCTTCACCCTCGCGGCAGCCTGGGTGCGCGGGGATGCCGGCCCCGCAAGTTTCGATGCCGCCGCGCGGCGCCATGCGGCAATCCGGCAGCTCGCTGAACGGGTGCGCCTGCGCGAAGACCCGGACTATACCGCGCTTGTGCCGGACTACCGGCCTGCCTTGGTGACGGTGCGCTTTCGTGATGGGTCGGTGATGTCGGTTGAGCGGCTGAACGCCACCGGAGAAGCCGACGACCCGACGCTCTCAGTCTGGCTCATCGACAAGTTCAACTCGCTTGTTGAGCCGGTGATCGGCCCCGCGGCCGCTACCCTGCTTCGCGAGCGGCTTCTCTCGCCAGCCACCGCCTTTTCCGTGCGGGAGCTGACGGCCCTCGCGGTCCCGCCCTGAGGCCGCAGGCCGAAGCCGGAGCACGCCCTGCCCTGACCGGCTCTTAGGCGAGTCGACGCGGGAAACCCCTGCGGGCCGGCATCAGTTCGGGACGCCGCCGCGACGGTGGTTCGCTCGCGACGACGCGAGCGCGCGAGGGATCCTCGTAACGAAGAGCGGGCGCACCGTCGGCCGCGCGGCCGGAACACCCGGGAGTTGAGGTCCGTGCGGTCGGCTTGACGCCGTTTTTCGGCAGTTTCTATCATCGGCGAAGCGGCGCAGCACCGTCATCTCTCGCGAATCGGAGCCCTGTGATTCCCGCCGACGGCCCGGCGCTTGGCCGCCTCACGGTGCAACGTCCCGAAGGCGAGCGGACAGAGCACGACTTAGCCGGCGACGTTGCTCCTCTCGGCCGCGCTGAGGACAACGCCGTCGTGCTGCCCGACCTCGCCGTCTCGCGCCATCATGCCCAGATCGCTCGCCGCGACGGCGCGGTGGTCATCGTTGACCTCGGCAGCCTCAACGGCACCGTCGTGAATGGGGTCCGTCTTGCGGCGCGCCAGCCGTTTGCGCTCCGCGACGGCGATCGGATCGAGATCGGGCCGTTTTCCCTTCTCTACACCGCGGCGGGGGAAGCGGCAGCGCCCGAGGAAGAAGCGCCCTTCCGAACGACCCGCTTGCTGCCGGCCGCCTCGCCGACACCGGACGAGACCGCGGCGCTGCCTCTCCCCTCGGGTACCATGGCGCTTCCGACGGCCGCCGCGCCGCAGCTGCTAGTCTGGAGCGGCGGCCGCTCGGCTGTTTTCCCGCTCGAGGGCAGCGTCATCACAATCGGGCGCGCCGAGGACAACACCATCGTCATCGCCGACCCAACCGTCAGCCGCCGCCACGCCGAAATTCGGCGCACGCCGGCAGGATGGATGCTGGTCGATCTCGGCAGCGGCAACGGCATCTACGTCCATGGCCAGCGCATCGCTGAGAAACTGCTGCGCAACAACGACTCCGTTCGGATTGGTGAGACCGTCCAGTTGGTCTTCCTCGCGCCGCAGGAAGAGCCGCCTCCAGCACGCCGTGACGAGCTTCCAGCGGTCGAGGTCGGCAGCCGCGGAGTCATCACGATCGGCCGCGACCGCGCGAACGACCTCATTCTCAGCCATCCCCAAGTGTCGCGGTTTCACGCCAAACTGGAGCGGCGGGGCGAGCAGCTTGTGCTCATCGACCTCGGCTCGACGAACGGGACGTTCCTCAACGGCGCACCGATCACCGAGAAGGCGCTCAAAGAAGGCGACACGATCCAGATCGGACCCTACACGCTTACGCTCGCCGACGGAACACTTGCGCCCGTCACGGCTGAGCGCGGGATCCGCATCGACGCCGTCGGCCTGACGCGAACTGTGGGGCGCGGCGTGACGATCCTGCAGCCCGTCACCCTGACGATCAAGCCGCGGGAGTTTGTCGCGATTGTCGGCGCAAGCGGCACGGGCAAATCGACGCTGCTGGATGCCCTGTGCGGCTTTCGCCCCGCGACCGCAGGGAGAGTGTTCTACAACGGGATCGACCTCTACCAATCCTATGACGCCTTCCGAACGTCGATCGGGTACGTGCCGCAAGAGGACATCATCCATCGCGACTTACCGCTGCGGCGCGCCCTGCGCTATGCGGCTGAGCTCCGCCTGCCGCGGGATACGACGCCTGCGGAGCGCGAAGGGCGCATTGATGAAGTGCTCGACGACCTCGGGCTTACCGACCGGCAGACGACGCCGATCGCTCGCCTCTCCGGCGGGCAGCGTAAGCGCGTCAGCGTGGCGGTCGAGCTGCTGACGAAGCCGAGCCTTCTGTTCCTCGACGAGCCGACCTCCGGGCTCGACCCGGCGACGGAGACGCGGATGATGCGCCTCCTCCGCGAGCTCGCCGACCAAGGCCGCACGCTGGTCTTGGTCACGCACGCCACTCAGAACATCCTCTTGTGCGACAAAGTCATTTTTCTCGCCAAAGGCGGCTATCTCGCCTTCTTGGGTACTCCGCAGGAGGCGCTGGACTTCTTTGGGGTGCAGGACTTTGTCGACATCTACGACGTCCTCGAGAAGGAACCGGCGCCGGGCCAGTATGCGGAGCGGTTCCGCGCCTCCCCTTACTTCCTGCGCCATCTCGCCGAGGTGGCCGCCCTCGACCCCGAGGGCGTTACCGGGACAGCGCGCCGCCGTCCGCCACCGTCTGACCACGGCATTTCGCGGTTCCGTCAGTTCAGCATCCTCCTGCGCCGTTCGCTCGATCTGCTCTGGATGAACAAGCGGGCGCTCGCCATTCTGCTGCTGCAGGCTCCGGTCATCGCGCTCCTGATTGGGATGGTCTACGGCCGGGCGGTGTTCAGCGAGCGGCCGTTGCTGCTTCCCCCAGAGCAGCTGGTTGCCGCTCGGCTCCCCCCGCCGCTCTCGCCCGTGGACTGGCCGCGCAACTGCGGCCTGAGCGATGACGAAATTGCGGCCCTGCCGGCCGCGCTCCGGAGCGACGACCTGAAGCAGCCGTGCGGCAACGCGCACAACGGCATGAATGTGCTCTTCCTCTTGACGGTCGTCTCGATTTGGCTGGGAGTGTCGAACGCCGCGAAAGAGATTGTCAAAGAGCTGCCGGTCTATCGCCGAGAGCGGATGGTGTCGCTCAAGATCGCGCCCTATCTCGCCGCGAAGCTCGCGCTGCTTGTTCTCATCACGGTCGTGCAGGCGGCGCTTTTAGTCGGGATCGTCGCCGCGCTGATTCCGCTTCCTCTCTCTTCGCTTGAAGCGCGCGCCGGCTTCTTCGCCGCGGTGCTCCTCACCTTTTTTGCCGCGACGTGCCTCGGGCTGGGCGTCTCTGCGCTTGTCAGCACTAACGATGAGGCCGGAAACCTTGTTCCCATCCTTCTTCTCCCGCAGATCATCTTTGCCGGCGCGATCTTCCCCGTTCGCGAGATGGGTGAGCTGGCCCGCCTCATCGCGGCCGCAACGCTGAGCAAATGGAGCTGGGAGGCGTTGGGCGCGATCGTCGATATCCCGCGCATCGCGCGCGCGCAAGGGGGGCAGAGCCTCGCGATCCTCGACGAGAATAAATGGGGGCGGACATTTGACATCGCAGTGCCTCACAATCTCGCCGTCTTGGCGCTGTTTGCGCTCGTGCTCCTCCTAGCGGCGTATGTCGCTCTCAGGCGAAAGGACAGTCTCTAATCCGTGACGCTGCGCACGCCCTCGGTCCCACCGCTGTCGCCGCGGCCGTTCCTCGCGGCGCGGGTTTTGGCCGCCGAGCGGCCCGCGGCGACGCCGCTCGTCTTGGCGGTCGCGTTCGCGCTCATCTTGGCCGTCGTACTCGCGCTGCTCTGGCCGATGCTTGGCCGGCGGTATGTCTACGACGAGGTGAGCTTCGCCCAGATGGGGGAAGCGATCGCCCAAACCGGCATCCCCTACGCCAACGTCGGCTTCATGATCAATCACAAGGGGCGGATCGACCAGCAGTATGAATACGGGCTGTGGCATCCGCCGCTCTATCTCTATACGCTCGGGCTGACCTTCAAGCTGTTCGGCGTCAGCGAAACAACTGCGCGCCTGCTCGGCGTCGCGACGATGATGCTGACTGCCCTCTTCCTCTTTCTCGCGGTGCGCGCTGCGCTCAGCGCGCATCCGAACCGCGACGGCTTTGCCCTTTGGGCCGTGCTGCTCTATGTCTTCAACCCGCTGACGCTGCAGAGCGCCCTGCTGCTCGATATCGACGGCACAGTCCTGACGGTCATGGTGATGCTCCTAGTCTGGCTTTACCTCGCTCTGCGCGACGCGGGCTGGTGGAGCCGGCTGGCTGTCGGCGTCGCGTTTGCGGGCGCGCTTTGGGCAAAGATGACGACGCCGTTCTTCTTTCTCGGGGCGGTCGTCGTCTATCGGGCGCTGCAGGGCCGGCTTGACCGCGGAGTTGCCGAGGCACTCACGATCGGCAGCGTTGGGGTGGCGCTCTTTCTCCCGAGCTGGTGGCTTGTCTGCTTCATGACCGGGATGCCGTTCGAGATGCCGTTTGAGGTGCTCGCGCGTGAGTTTGAGGATGCCGCCGGCTACGGCATCCGCTCGCTGCGCACGTTCGACGCGATCGCCCAAGCCGCGCAGCCGGCGCTCCGCTGGATCGGGCCGTTCTTAGTGCTGGTGCTGGCCGGCGCGACGATCGTTCGGGGCATCGACCATCTCCGCTTCTTCATCGCGGCGCTCATCGGCCTCGCTGCGCGCGCCCGGCGGCATCTTCTCCCCGCCGCGGCGCCCCGCCGGCCGGCGCCCACCGCGCCGGTGGTGTCGGCGAGCCCGCCGGCTGATGGGGTGACGGGCGGGCAGGGCGTCGATCTCTTCATCGCCCTCGCCTGGGCCTGTCTCCTCATCTATCTCATCAAGACGGCGGGCGAATTTCCGAAATACCATATCGCCGCGATGCCGGCCCTAGCCGGCGCCGTCGCCTTGTT comes from Dehalococcoidia bacterium and encodes:
- a CDS encoding MmgE/PrpD family protein; its protein translation is MTLQPLADFVAQLSLAETPEEVVLEARRQLLDCIGVIIGGAMAAEVQALAAIEGKEGGRSTFLGQGGYASAEAAALVNGAAGVWLDFDSGQRASGSHPAIHVVAAALAVAEEVDATWEELLTAVIAGCEVGARIGVAAGRLRPGMSPHGGWAVLGAAAAVARLLGYDAAGIAATINLASSLTVLSSASVHQAGANGRHLQAGLGAKRGIVAARLHADGFTGDPEGVQQVFGRFVTPSFNPRRATIELGRHWEMRRGYFKPYACARFGHAAIDALLAIRRERMAEGSAAEDIESIEVVTFNAAAALADPHPTTELGAKFSLPFTLAAAWVRGDAGPASFDAAARRHAAIRQLAERVRLREDPDYTALVPDYRPALVTVRFRDGSVMSVERLNATGEADDPTLSVWLIDKFNSLVEPVIGPAAATLLRERLLSPATAFSVRELTALAVPP
- a CDS encoding FHA domain-containing protein; protein product: MIPADGPALGRLTVQRPEGERTEHDLAGDVAPLGRAEDNAVVLPDLAVSRHHAQIARRDGAVVIVDLGSLNGTVVNGVRLAARQPFALRDGDRIEIGPFSLLYTAAGEAAAPEEEAPFRTTRLLPAASPTPDETAALPLPSGTMALPTAAAPQLLVWSGGRSAVFPLEGSVITIGRAEDNTIVIADPTVSRRHAEIRRTPAGWMLVDLGSGNGIYVHGQRIAEKLLRNNDSVRIGETVQLVFLAPQEEPPPARRDELPAVEVGSRGVITIGRDRANDLILSHPQVSRFHAKLERRGEQLVLIDLGSTNGTFLNGAPITEKALKEGDTIQIGPYTLTLADGTLAPVTAERGIRIDAVGLTRTVGRGVTILQPVTLTIKPREFVAIVGASGTGKSTLLDALCGFRPATAGRVFYNGIDLYQSYDAFRTSIGYVPQEDIIHRDLPLRRALRYAAELRLPRDTTPAEREGRIDEVLDDLGLTDRQTTPIARLSGGQRKRVSVAVELLTKPSLLFLDEPTSGLDPATETRMMRLLRELADQGRTLVLVTHATQNILLCDKVIFLAKGGYLAFLGTPQEALDFFGVQDFVDIYDVLEKEPAPGQYAERFRASPYFLRHLAEVAALDPEGVTGTARRRPPPSDHGISRFRQFSILLRRSLDLLWMNKRALAILLLQAPVIALLIGMVYGRAVFSERPLLLPPEQLVAARLPPPLSPVDWPRNCGLSDDEIAALPAALRSDDLKQPCGNAHNGMNVLFLLTVVSIWLGVSNAAKEIVKELPVYRRERMVSLKIAPYLAAKLALLVLITVVQAALLVGIVAALIPLPLSSLEARAGFFAAVLLTFFAATCLGLGVSALVSTNDEAGNLVPILLLPQIIFAGAIFPVREMGELARLIAAATLSKWSWEALGAIVDIPRIARAQGGQSLAILDENKWGRTFDIAVPHNLAVLALFALVLLLAAYVALRRKDSL
- a CDS encoding glycosyltransferase family 39 protein encodes the protein MTLRTPSVPPLSPRPFLAARVLAAERPAATPLVLAVAFALILAVVLALLWPMLGRRYVYDEVSFAQMGEAIAQTGIPYANVGFMINHKGRIDQQYEYGLWHPPLYLYTLGLTFKLFGVSETTARLLGVATMMLTALFLFLAVRAALSAHPNRDGFALWAVLLYVFNPLTLQSALLLDIDGTVLTVMVMLLVWLYLALRDAGWWSRLAVGVAFAGALWAKMTTPFFFLGAVVVYRALQGRLDRGVAEALTIGSVGVALFLPSWWLVCFMTGMPFEMPFEVLAREFEDAAGYGIRSLRTFDAIAQAAQPALRWIGPFLVLVLAGATIVRGIDHLRFFIAALIGLAARARRHLLPAAAPRRPAPTAPVVSASPPADGVTGGQGVDLFIALAWACLLIYLIKTAGEFPKYHIAAMPALAGAVALFSARVFRRLHPLEVALHPLTMAALVGYFFFEVRSAYINVWTFDFLPPLLSVPALLVLPALAVGVVVARRIGPQLVLLPAIASIAWSLPVVYDQSLSPTSTNYFYGISGGPEIGALAASILRPDEFYLAWKDVAYYLPNKNYVDQDSLWHLLNVDKGRFTGDWFGRPIRVIIIFGRDPFLRQQFYAEFEPLYEVREVIGDFALLTRKPGR